A DNA window from Paramormyrops kingsleyae isolate MSU_618 chromosome 10, PKINGS_0.4, whole genome shotgun sequence contains the following coding sequences:
- the LOC111836436 gene encoding transcriptional activator protein Pur-alpha-like: protein MADRDSALEQSAAAAAAATAAGPLHPSLGGAGSSPGLQHETQELASKRVDIQNKRFYLDVKQNAKGRFLKIAEVGAAGNKSRLTLSMSVAVEFRDYLGDFIEHYAQLGPSNPDKVQDEPRRALKSEFLVRENRKYYMDLKENQRGRFLRIRQTVNRGPGLGFAQGQTIALPAQGLIEFRDALAKLIDDYGVEDEPVELPEGTSLTVDNKRFFFDVGSNKYGVFMRVSEVKPTYRNSITVPHKVWSKFGQTFCKYAEEMRHIQERERRACEQHPEEPRADDDDGDDD from the coding sequence ATGGCGGATAGAGACAGTGCGTTGGAGCAGTCAGCAgcagcggcggcggcggcgacagctgcgggccccctgcacccatCTCTAGGAGGGGCGGGTTCGTCTCCTGGGCTGCAGCATGAAACGCAAGAGCTCGCCTCTAAACGAGTCGACATCCAAAACAAACGCTTCTACTTGGACGTAAAGCAGAACGCAAAGGGTCGCTTCCTAAAGATAGCGGAGGTTGGGGCCGCAGGAAACAAGAGCCGCCTCACTCTCTCTATGTCGGTTGCTGTGGAGTTTCGGGACTACCTGGGGGACTTCATCGAGCACTATGCTCAGTTAGGGCCCAGCAATCCGGACAAAGTGCAGGACGAACCGCGTAGGGCACTGAAGAGTGAATTTCTCGTCCGGGAGAATAGGAAATATTACATGGACCTTAAAGAGAACCAGCGGGGCAGGTTCCTGCGGATCCGGCAGACCGTCAACCGGGGGCCCGGTCTGGGATTCGCTCAAGGCCAGACGATCGCTCTTCCCGCCCAGGGACTCATCGAGTTCCGCGATGCTCTGGCCAAGCTGATCGACGACTACGGGGTGGAAGACGAGCCGGTTGAGCTGCCGGAGGGCACCTCGCTGACGGTCGACAACAAGCGCTTCTTCTTCGACGTGGGCTCCAACAAGTACGGCGTCTTCATGAGAGTCAGCGAAGTGAAGCCCACGTACCGCAACTCCATCACCGTGCCCCACAAGGTGTGGTCCAAGTTCGGCCAAACGTTTTGTAAATACGCCGAGGAGATGAGGCACATCCAGGAGCGCGAGAGGCGCGCGTGCGAGCAGCATCCAGAGGAGCCGCGCGCCGACGACGACGACGGCGACGATGATTGA